In the genome of Myxococcus guangdongensis, the window GCTGGGAGGTTTCCGTGGCCAGCGCTGAGGGGGTTGCACCCGTGATGGCGTTCCGGGGCGCGGCGGAGTTCGAGGCGTGGCTCCAGGCACATGTCGATGCGCCCGCGGGCGTCTGGTTGAAGCTCGCGAAGAAGGGGTCGGAGATTGCCTCGCTCTCCGATGACGAGGCGGTCGACGTGGGGCTGTGCTTCGGATGGATTTCGGGACAGCGCAAGTCGCTCGACGCGCGCTTCTATCTGCAGAAGTGCGTCCCGCGCCGGCCGCGCAGCCGCTGGTCCTGTGTGAACGTGAGGAAGGTGCAGGCGCTCGCGCGGGCGGGCCGGATGCGGCCCTCGGGGCTCGCCGAGGTCGAGGCCGCGAAGGCGGATGGGCGCTGGGACGCGGCCTACGAGTCGCAGACGCGGACGGGCGCGGTGGATGGAGCGGGCTCGGCGAAGCCCCGCTCCATGTGCGTGCGGGCTCTCAGTCCGCGGACATCGCCACGCCGGGGGGCACCTTCGACGCGCGGCGGGCGGGCAGCCAGCTCGCCAGCGACACCACCGTGAGCAGCAGCATCGGCACGGCGAGGAAGGTCAGCGGGTCCGTCGCGCTCACGTCGTACAGCAGGCCCTCCAGCAGCCGTGACAAGCCGAACGCCAGCGCGAGCCCGACCCCCAGGCCCAGCGCGCACATCCGCAGCGCCTGCTTCATCACCAGCCGCACCACGTCCGAGGGCAGCGCTCCCAGCGCCAGGCGGATGCCCAGCTCCCGTCGCCGCTGCGCCACGCTGTACGCCATCAACCCGTAGATGCCGAGCGAGGCGAGCGCCACCGCAGACACCGCGAAGGCGAGCAGCAACACCCGCTGGAAGCTCCGGTCCGCCACCGAGCGCTCCATGTCCTGCGCCAGCGTCGTCGTCTTCGGCAGCGTCAGCTGCGAGTCGAGCTGCCGCATCTCGCCCTTCACCATCGCCGTCACGCTCTCCAGCGGGAGCTTGCTGCGCACCACCACGGACGTCATGGCCCACGGCGTCTGGCCGAGTGGCGCGTACAGCTCCGGCTCCGCCGGCTCGTCCAGCGCGCGGGCGCGGACATCGCCGACCACGCCCACGATTTCACGCTCCTTGGGCGGGCCGTAGCCGATGATGACCCGCTTGCCGACCGCGTCCTCGTTGGGGAAGAACCGCCGCGCGAAGGACTCGTTCACCACGACCACCGGCGGCGTGTTCGCGGTGTCCTGCCGCGTGAAGTCCCGCCCCTGCTTGAGCGGAATCCCCAGCGTGCCGAAGACGCCGTCGCTCATCGCCCGGTATCCGGTGACGAGCTTCTCCCCCGCGGGCGAGGGCTTCTCGGGCAGCTCCAGCGACAGACCGATGGCGCCGCCCGTCACGATGCCCGGCGTCACCAGTGACGCGGACTCCACGCCCGGCTGCGCGCGCACCTGCTCCAGCAGTCGCTCGTAGAAGGGCGCAATCGTGTCCCGCGAGTAGCGCGCGGCCGGGAGGTTGACGCCCAACAGCGACACGCCGTCGGGCCGGTAGCCTGGGTCCACATCGGCCAGCCGCTGCGCGCTGCGCACCAGCAGCCCCGCGCCCACCAGCAACACCAGCGCGAGCGCCACCTGCGTGGAGACGAGAATCGAGCGCCAACGCAGCGCTGTCTTGTTCGCGCTCGTGCCGCGCGTGCTCTGGAGCAGGCCGCCCAGGTTGGCCTTGAGCGCGGTGCCCAGCGGCGCGAGGCCGCACATCAGGGACACCGCGAGCACCAGCGCCGCCGTGTACGCCAGCGCGCGCCCATCCACGCGCACCGCCTGCACCTGACGCACGGACTCCGGCAGCATCGCGCTCAGGATGTCGGTGCCCCACAGGCCCAGGAGCAACCCCAGCGCGCCTCCCGCCAGGGCCAGCAGCGAGCCCTCCGCCAACAGCTGTCGGGCGAGCGCGCCCTTGCCCGCGCCCAGCGCGGTGCGCACGGCGAACTCCTGCTGCCGGGTCATCGCGCGGGCGAGGAGCAACTGCGCCACGTTGACGCAGGCGATGAGCAGCAGCAGCGCCACCGCGCCGAGCAGCAGGAGCGCGGGGCGGCGGGTCTTCTGGGACAGGCGCTCCTGAAGGCCGCGCACGCCCACGCTCTCATGGGTGTTGGTGTCCGGGTACGTCTGCGACAGGGCCTGCATCACGCCCTGGGCCTCCTGGTGGGCCTGCTCGGCGTTGAAGCCCGGGGCCAGCCGGGCCACGCCGGAGAGCAGGTGGGTGCCGCGGTTCTCCCAGTTGGAGCGGACGATGTCGCGCGCGGCCAGCGGGGCCCACAGGCCGATGGGCTCCTGCGAGTCCTCACGGGGGAAGTCGAAGCCCTCGGGCATCACGCCGACGACCTCGTAGGTGTTGCCGTCCAGCTCCATCGTGCGGCCGAGCACGCTCGGGTCCGCGCCGAAGCGTCGGGTCCAGAGGCCGTGTGAGAGCACCACGGCGCGCGGGCCGTTGAGCTGGAACTCGTGGGCCTCGAGCGCCCGGCCGAGCAGGGGGCGCACGGCGGCGACGCGGAAGAAGTCCTCCGACACCGCGGCGCCCTCCACCCGCTCGGGCTCCTGATGGGGGCCGGTGAGGGTGAAGCCGCCGATGTCGTAGACGGCGAGCGCGGCGAAGGCCTTCACCTTCTGGCGGAGGTCCTCGGAGTCCAGGCGGGACAGGGCGCTGTTGTCGTCGTGCTCGCGTGGGTCCAAGCCCCACACGGAGACGAGCTGCTCGGGCTGGGGGAGGGGGAGCGGGCGAAGGAGCAGCGCGCTCACCACGCTGAAGAGCAGCGTGTTCGCGCCGATGCCGAAGGCCAGCGCGAGCACGGTGGCCAGCGTGAAGCCTGGGCTGCGGCGAAGGGAGCGCAAGCCGTGGCGCAGGTCCTGGAGGAAAGAAGGCATGGGCGACCTCAGAGCCAATCGCGTGCCAACGCCCCATCCACCCCAAGGGCGCGATGTGACGACAGACCCGCGAGGACCTGGGTGTACCTGTTGTGCGCTTGTGGGACGAGCCCTGTTCGGAGGTGACACGCCCTGAGGGACGGTTGCCTGGGGCGTTGCCTCGTCAAGTTCGGACAGGTTGGCCGCTCGACGATGCGCTCCTGTCACGCCTGTTCTGAAAAACGCTTCTTCCACTCTTCTGGCAACGCGGGCGGGCCGCTCAACTCAAGAAGCTGCCGCAAGTCGTGCTTGAAGTGCCGGAGTGCCGCGCGCAGGTCGTCCCAGGCAAACTCCGCGTTCTGCCACTCGGGATGTGGGGCGCCACCACCGATGCCGGCGACGATGGAGAGGGAGAGGGACGCGTCCGTGCGCTCGAAGAGGAAGGCGGGGTCGCCCTGCTCGCACGTGTCGAGGGTGTAGGGCTGTCTGTCGGAAAGTGCCGCTACGGCCCTGGTGAGCTCGTCCCACCATTGCCCGAGGCACACATCGTCCGGCCCCCAGAAGCCCATGCATGGCACGCGTCGCCCGCCGAGGGTCCACGCCAGTTCGCCATGAACGTGAGGCGCATCTTCGCAAAGCACTGCCAGGGGCCGACGCTCGTTGCCCTCACCGGGCACGTGGGCGCTGCGGAGTTCAAGCTGCATCGATGGGGAGCCTGACGACATCCGTCGACCTCCGTTGGACAGGCGCCTGCGGCCACTGCCCCCTGACAACCTGAACCCGGCCAGCCCCCGTGTGGCGGCACACGGGGGACGGTCCGTCTCAGCCCATCTTCTCGCGCAGGTAGCCTTCCAGTTCGGAGATGGCGACGCGCTCCTGGGCCATGGAGTCGCGGTGGCGCACGGTCACGGTGTCCTTCGTGGACGTGTCCTTCCCGTCCCCCAGCGTGTCGAAGTCCACCGTGACGCAGAAGGGCGTCCCGATTTCGTCCTGGCGCCGGTACAGCTTCCCGATGGCGCCCGTGTCGTCGTACACGACGCGCATCGAACCCGAGGACTGGAGTCGACGGCGGATGCCCTTCGCCACGTCCACGATGCCCGGGTGGTTCTTCTTCAGCGGCAACACCGCGACCTTGATCGGCGCCACGCGCGGCTTGAAGTGCAGCACCGTCCGGTAGAACTCGTCGACCACCGGGTCCACCTGGCCGCGCAGCTTCTTCGCCACCTCGATGCCCTCCGCCCCCGGCATCGACAAGAGCCCCGTGATCGACGCGAGCCGCTCACCCAACGCGCCCGCGATGCGCTCACCCTCCGCGAGCAGCGCGTTCTTCGCGTCCGCCGTGAGCTTCTCGTTGCGACTCACGGACTTGAGGAACGTGCCCAGCGCCTCCTCCACCGGCTTGAGCCGGTCCGCCGGCGCGGGCTTCACCTGCTCCTCCGCGTACGCCTCGCTCAGCACCGCGAGCACCCCGCGGTCCACGCCCGCCGACGGCTCGATGACGAACGGCACCACGTGCTGCTTCGTCTCCGCGTCGAAGTACGTGAGCTTCTCCGTGCTGTGGCTGTTGGGCGCCACGCGCGCCTTCAACCCGAGCGAGCCCTGGTCCTTGCTGTGCGAACCCAAATCGTAGTCCGTCCGGTTCGCGATGCCCTCCAGCTCCTCCAGCCCGTGCGGGAAGCGGTAGAGCAGGTCCACCGTCGCCTTCGCGTAGTGCGCCAGCTCGTTCGCCTTCTGGTGGTACGGCACCAGGTTGTCCTTGGACAACCCCACCGACAGCCACCAGTTGATGCGGTCCTCCACCCACTTCTGGTGCCACGCCTCGTCCTCGCCGGGCTTCACGAAGAACTCGATCTCCATCTGCTCGAACTCACGCACGCGGAAGATGAAGTTGCGCGGCGTGATTTCGTTGCGGAAGGACTTGCCCATCTGCGCGATGCCGAACGGCAGCTTGCGCGACGTCGAGTCGAGCACGTGCTTGAAGTTGAGGAAGATGCCCTGCGCCGTCTCGGGGCGCAGATAGGAGAAGGACTCCGGGTCCGGCACCGGCCCCACCTGCGTCTTGAACATCAGGTTGAAGGGGCGCGGCTCGGTCAGCTCCGCGGAGCCGCAGCTGGGGCACTTGCCGGCGATCTGGTCCGCGCGCCAGCGCATCTTGCAGCCCTTGCAGTCCACCATCGGGTCCACGAAGGTCTCTTCGTGCCCCGAGTAGCGCCACGTGAGCTTGTTCATGAGGATGGAGGCGTCGATGCCCTCCATGTCCTCGCGCTCCCAGACGTTGGCGCGCCACCAGGCCAGCTTCAGGTTGTTCTTCAGCTCGACGCCGAGCGGACCGTAGTCGTACGTACCCTGCAGGCCCCCGTAGATGGCGGAGCCCGGGAAGATGAAGCCCCGGCGCTTGGACAGGGAAACCAGCTGCTCCATCGTCTGTGCGGCCATCGGCGTACGGCTCCTTCGTGAGCGGTGAGCCCCCAAGGCTACACCGTTCCCAGGAGCGCCGGACGTTAGACGCGGA includes:
- a CDS encoding YdeI/OmpD-associated family protein; the encoded protein is MASAEGVAPVMAFRGAAEFEAWLQAHVDAPAGVWLKLAKKGSEIASLSDDEAVDVGLCFGWISGQRKSLDARFYLQKCVPRRPRSRWSCVNVRKVQALARAGRMRPSGLAEVEAAKADGRWDAAYESQTRTGAVDGAGSAKPRSMCVRALSPRTSPRRGAPSTRGGRAASSPATPP
- a CDS encoding ABC transporter permease; its protein translation is MPSFLQDLRHGLRSLRRSPGFTLATVLALAFGIGANTLLFSVVSALLLRPLPLPQPEQLVSVWGLDPREHDDNSALSRLDSEDLRQKVKAFAALAVYDIGGFTLTGPHQEPERVEGAAVSEDFFRVAAVRPLLGRALEAHEFQLNGPRAVVLSHGLWTRRFGADPSVLGRTMELDGNTYEVVGVMPEGFDFPREDSQEPIGLWAPLAARDIVRSNWENRGTHLLSGVARLAPGFNAEQAHQEAQGVMQALSQTYPDTNTHESVGVRGLQERLSQKTRRPALLLLGAVALLLLIACVNVAQLLLARAMTRQQEFAVRTALGAGKGALARQLLAEGSLLALAGGALGLLLGLWGTDILSAMLPESVRQVQAVRVDGRALAYTAALVLAVSLMCGLAPLGTALKANLGGLLQSTRGTSANKTALRWRSILVSTQVALALVLLVGAGLLVRSAQRLADVDPGYRPDGVSLLGVNLPAARYSRDTIAPFYERLLEQVRAQPGVESASLVTPGIVTGGAIGLSLELPEKPSPAGEKLVTGYRAMSDGVFGTLGIPLKQGRDFTRQDTANTPPVVVVNESFARRFFPNEDAVGKRVIIGYGPPKEREIVGVVGDVRARALDEPAEPELYAPLGQTPWAMTSVVVRSKLPLESVTAMVKGEMRQLDSQLTLPKTTTLAQDMERSVADRSFQRVLLLAFAVSAVALASLGIYGLMAYSVAQRRRELGIRLALGALPSDVVRLVMKQALRMCALGLGVGLALAFGLSRLLEGLLYDVSATDPLTFLAVPMLLLTVVSLASWLPARRASKVPPGVAMSAD
- a CDS encoding glycine--tRNA ligase — translated: MAAQTMEQLVSLSKRRGFIFPGSAIYGGLQGTYDYGPLGVELKNNLKLAWWRANVWEREDMEGIDASILMNKLTWRYSGHEETFVDPMVDCKGCKMRWRADQIAGKCPSCGSAELTEPRPFNLMFKTQVGPVPDPESFSYLRPETAQGIFLNFKHVLDSTSRKLPFGIAQMGKSFRNEITPRNFIFRVREFEQMEIEFFVKPGEDEAWHQKWVEDRINWWLSVGLSKDNLVPYHQKANELAHYAKATVDLLYRFPHGLEELEGIANRTDYDLGSHSKDQGSLGLKARVAPNSHSTEKLTYFDAETKQHVVPFVIEPSAGVDRGVLAVLSEAYAEEQVKPAPADRLKPVEEALGTFLKSVSRNEKLTADAKNALLAEGERIAGALGERLASITGLLSMPGAEGIEVAKKLRGQVDPVVDEFYRTVLHFKPRVAPIKVAVLPLKKNHPGIVDVAKGIRRRLQSSGSMRVVYDDTGAIGKLYRRQDEIGTPFCVTVDFDTLGDGKDTSTKDTVTVRHRDSMAQERVAISELEGYLREKMG